A stretch of Bradyrhizobium sp. AZCC 2262 DNA encodes these proteins:
- a CDS encoding sterol desaturase family protein → MFEFLQSATLSFIPKKVVLVSLILFGFRLVLLTALEKRDPAHFVPYRKVLPKDILAMLVFAFGVVPTAEFIDRWIMHPPTLPHWVLEWPLTIRIALYLVLADLGHYWVHRLLHTRHLWRAHKWHHSPTYMYWLAGVRGSVVQMTLANLPYIAAGALLEFSPWWIFWAILLKNTFENDFMHLNTWWGNRWLEWIIVTPRYHHIHHSDNPEHYNNNLAVLFPIWDHLFGTYIDPEKVGRNLVFGIGESVPAVRLVIGL, encoded by the coding sequence ATGTTCGAATTTCTGCAAAGTGCAACCCTTTCTTTCATTCCAAAGAAGGTCGTATTGGTCAGTCTGATCCTGTTTGGGTTCCGACTGGTCTTGCTGACAGCGCTGGAGAAACGGGACCCGGCGCACTTTGTGCCGTACCGGAAGGTTCTGCCAAAAGACATCCTCGCCATGCTAGTTTTCGCTTTTGGCGTGGTGCCGACCGCAGAATTCATTGACCGTTGGATTATGCATCCGCCAACGCTGCCGCACTGGGTGCTGGAGTGGCCGCTGACGATCCGTATCGCGCTCTATCTCGTGTTGGCTGATCTAGGCCATTATTGGGTGCATAGGCTGCTGCACACACGCCATTTGTGGCGGGCGCACAAGTGGCATCACTCTCCAACTTACATGTACTGGCTGGCCGGCGTGCGCGGTTCCGTCGTCCAAATGACGTTGGCCAACTTGCCCTATATCGCAGCCGGAGCGCTTCTCGAATTTTCTCCGTGGTGGATTTTCTGGGCCATCTTACTGAAAAATACCTTCGAAAATGACTTCATGCATCTCAACACCTGGTGGGGCAATCGATGGCTGGAGTGGATAATCGTAACTCCACGGTATCACCATATTCATCACAGCGATAATCCAGAGCACTACAACAATAATCTCGCTGTACTTTTCCCCATCTGGGACCACCTATTCGGCACCTACATTGACCCCGAGAAGGTCGGCAGGAATCTGGTTTTTGGTATTGGCGAATCTGTTCCTGCGGTCCGTCTTGTCATCGGCCTGTGA